The following are encoded together in the Glycine soja cultivar W05 chromosome 5, ASM419377v2, whole genome shotgun sequence genome:
- the LOC114411861 gene encoding uncharacterized protein LOC114411861 — protein MALSATFMPPSSPKLNLYSKIRRPFYPHSVRLLKPVKIWASTTLDYSNVSTNDKSSPLKTSNWQWKFKDNLINIYYEEHVKESPEPPQNILMMPTISDVSTVEEWRLVAGDIVQRNGNTNWRATIVDWPGLGYSDRPKMDYNADVLEKFLVDFINSPNGPMKQPENDLIIFGGGHAATIVARAAKKGLVKPKAIAAVAPTWAGPLPIVFGRDSNMETRYGLLRGTLKAPAVGWMMYNMLVSNENAIQSQYKSHVYANPDNVTPGIVESRYALTKRKGARYLPAAFLTGQLDPVTSREEFLELFAALEGKTPVLVVSTKGSPKRSKAEMEALKGAKGVSKFVEVPGALLPQEEYPALVAEELYQFLQEYFGTVA, from the exons ATGGCTCTCTCCGCAACATTTATGCCTCCTTCATCCCCAAAATTGAACCTTTATTCCAAAATTCGTAGACCCTTTTACCCTCACTCTGTCAGACTCCTTAAGCCCGTAAAGATTTGGGCTTCAACTACTCTGGATTATTCCAACGTCTCTACCAACGACAAATCCTCCCCTTTGAAG ACTAGCAATTGGCAATGGAAGTTCAAGGACAATCTTATAAACATTTATTACGAGGAGCACGTAAAGGAGAGTCCGGAGCCTCCCCAAAATATCTTGATGATGCCAACCATTTCTGATGTTAGCACGGTCGAGGAATGGAGACTAGTGGCTGGAGACATTGTTCAACGTAATGGCAACACCAATTGGCGGGCAACTATTGTTGATTGGCCTGGCCTGGGTTATTCTGATCGGCCAAAGATGGATTACAACGCTGATGTCTTGGAAAAATTTCTGGTTGATTTCATCAATTCACCCAATGGACCAATGAAACAACCAG AAAATGATTTGATAATTTTTGGAGGAGGACACGCTGCAACTATAGTAGCCCGTGCTGCAAAAAAGGGTCTGGTGAAGCCCAAAGCTATAGCTGCTGTTGCACCAACTTGGGCTGGTCCACTCCCTATTGTGTTTGGTCGAGACTCCAATATGGAAACAAG GTATGGTCTTCTAAGAGGCACGTTAAAGGCCCCTGCTGTTGGCTGGATGATGTATAACATGCTTGTGAGCAACGAGAACGCAATCCAGTCACAGTACAAATCCCATGTATATGCCAACCCTGACAATGTGACTCCAGGAATTGTGGAAAGCAGATATGCATTGACCAAAAGAAAGGGAGCACGTTACTTGCCTGCCGCGTTCCTGACTGGTCAATTAGATCCTGTTACATCTCGCGAGGAGTTCCTTGAGCTCTTCGCGGCTTTGGAGGGAAAGACACCTGTGCTGGTTGTATCAACCAAAGGATCTCCCAAGAGGTCTAAGGCTGAGATGGAAGCTCTCAAGGGAGCTAAAGGGGTTAGCAAGTTTGTGGAAGTGCCAGGTGCTCTTCTTCCCCAAGAGGAGTATCCTGCTTTGGTGGCAGAAGAGCTTTATCAGTTCTTGCAAGAATATTTTGGCACTGTTGCTTAG
- the LOC114411863 gene encoding NAP1-related protein 2-like has protein sequence MVGDNTKKLIVAENLEDSIDGELVLSIEKLQEVQDELDKINEEASDKVLEVEQKYNEIRKPVYDKRNEIVKSIPDFWFTAFMSHPALCDLLNVEDQKIFKYLGSLDVEDNKDVKSGYSITFNFNLNPYFENAKLTKTFTFLEEGTTKITATPIKWKEGKGLPNGVEHDKNGKKRARIDISFFSWFSDCEQKGDMDEIHDEVAELIKDDLWPNPLTYFNNELDEEDVEADDEENDEDDSEDDDQEENDTGSEDGNNS, from the exons ATGGTTGGCGACAACACGAAGAAGTTGATAGTCGCCGAGAATTTGGAGGATAGCATCGACGGCGAACTCGTCCTCTCCATCGAGAAGCTGCAAGAAGTCCAAGACGAGCTCGACAAG ATCAATGAAGAGGCGAGTGATAAGGTCCTCGAAGTAGAACAGAAGTACAATGAGATAAGGAAGCCAGTTTACGATAAGCGAAATGAGATCGTCAAATCTATTCCTGATTTCTGGTTCACTGCT TTTATGAGTCATCCTGCCCTTTGTGATCTTCTGAACGTAGAGGATCAAAAG ATATTTAAGTATTTGGGTTCTCTTGATGTTGAAGATAATAAAGATGTCAAATCAGGCTACTCAATCACCTTT AATTTCAATCTCAATCCCTATTTTGAGAATGCAAAGCTTACAAAGACCTTTACCTTCCTTGAAGAAGGAACAACAAAGATAACTGCTACCCCCATAAAATGGAAAGAGGGCAAG GGATTACCCAACGGAGTTGAACATGACAAGAATGGGAAGAAGCGGGCTCGTATTGATATAAG TTTCTTTAGTTGGTTCAGTGACTGTGAGCAGAAAGGTGATATGGATGAAATTCATGACGAG GTTGCAGAATTAATCAAGGATGATTTATGGCCAAATCCACTCACTTATTTCAACAAC GAGCTTGATGAAGAGGATGTTGAAGCTGATGATGAG GAAAACGATGAGGATGACTCTGAAGATGATGACCAAGAGGAGAATGACACTGGGAGTGAGGATGGCAATAACAGTTGA